From the Desulfovibrio sp. genome, the window TCTTCAGCTCCAGAATCTTGTCCGAAATCCGGTCCATGGCCTCGTCCCAGCTGATTCTGCGCCAGTTGCCCGAGCCTCGGCCCTCCTGAATCATGGGATACTTGATGCGGTCAGGGCTGTAGACCCGCCGGGGATAGGAATAGCCCTTTACGCACAAGGCCCCGTGAGTGAAGGTTGACTCCGGCGCGCCCTCCACAAACTGCACGATGCCGTCCTTGACGTAGGTCTTTATGCTGCATGTATCGTAGCAGTTGCGGGGGCAGGCGTTGCGAAACACCTGATAGGCCGAGGGGTCAAAGGGTTTTGCCTCGCTGCGCGCAGGCAAAAGCAGCGAACCGGAAACACCGCCGAGCGCGCCCGCGGCCCCGGTCGCCAGCAATCCTTTAAGGAAGCCGCGCCGTTCTTTTGAGCAATCAGATTTATGCATACATACTCCTTTGCGTGCAATGACACAGCCAATATTCAAGACAGCGCAGGGCAGCCTGCATTGCGGGCGTGGGCGCGTCCGCCTTGCGTGCCCTTTCCACAAAAGCGGGAAGCCACCGCGCCATGTGCTCATCCACAAGCCAGGCAAGGGCCTCACGGGCATGGACGCGCAGAGGGGCGCCGCACTCGGGGCGCAAGAGCAAGGTCAGCATAGTCCAGGCTTCCAGCTCGCAGGCGATAAAGTCGTCCGGCTGACCCTCCGGCGCGGCAAGGCCAAGGGCTTGCAGCATTTCGCGCATATCTGTTGCGGCATTGCCCATAAGTCGGGGTTCCGCTTCCAGATACACCGAGGCGTAGGGCGGC encodes:
- a CDS encoding molecular chaperone TorD family protein, with the protein product MSPSLPEMQTLAQALRDFFSSKDAEALAAAATRFAPVEILPDSINWQAEEYAFNRLFVGPQAVPAPPYASVYLEAEPRLMGNAATDMREMLQALGLAAPEGQPDDFIACELEAWTMLTLLLRPECGAPLRVHAREALAWLVDEHMARWLPAFVERARKADAPTPAMQAALRCLEYWLCHCTQRSMYA